The sequence ATTTTTTGTTTTCCTTTTTGAATAAGCCTTCTTTTTCCAACTTTTCTTTTAATTGTTCATAAGCCTTATATAAAGCTCCTATCCCTGCTGGTTCCATTTTTTGAATATATAATTGATATTGACCATCTCGCTCATATACAGAAATATATCCTTTAATTATAACTTTCATACCATTTTCTGGTAAAAATTTTAATGATTGTACATTATTTTTAAACATTACACAACGTATACGACTTCTTTCATCTTTTAATGAAAAATACATATGCCCAGAATAATGAAGTTTAAAATTTGATATTTCTCCTTCTACCTGTAAATTATTTAAGATAATATCCATGTTCAATAGCTTATTAATATAATCATTGATTTCACTTACTCTAAATGTTTTTACCCTCATTTTTTCAAAACCGCTTCCAATGTATTTTCTAATAACATTGCAATAGTCATAGGTCCTACTCCTCCTGGGACAGGAGTAATTTTTTCAACCTTATCATAAACATCATCAAAATCAACATCTCCTGTCAACTTATTATTAACTTTAGTCGTGCCAGCATCAATAATAATAGCTCCTTCTTTTATCATATCTTTTGTAATAAAATTAGGCCTTCCTACAGCCACTATGAGAATATCTGCTTGTTTTGTATACATCTCCAAATCCTCGGTTTTAGAATGACATAAGGTAACTGTAGCATTTTCATGAAGAAACAAAGCAGCTGTTGGTTTTCCTACAATATTACTTCTCCCAATTACTACAACATTTTTCCCTTCTATTGAGATTTCATAATGCTTTAATAGTCGTAAAATTCCCTTTGGTGTACAAGGAACAAAATTGGGGCGATTCAAAAATAAATTTCCTAAATTAATAGGATGAAATCCATCTATATCTTTCTTAGGATCTATATTTTCATTTATCATATTTTCATCAATATGATCTGGTAATGGCAACTGAACTAATATCCCATTAATCTTAGGATTGCTATTTAATTGTTTAATTAACTGGAGTAATTCTTGTTGGGTAATACTTTTTTCTAGCTTATGAACTTCAGAATAAAATCCTACTTCAAAACAAGCTTTTTCCTTAGAACGAACATAAGAGTGGGAAGCAGGATCATCTCCTACAATCACAACTGCTAATCCTGGTATAATTCCTGCTTGCCTTTTTAAGTCTTTACATTTCTGTGAAATTTCTGCTCTAA is a genomic window of Garciella nitratireducens DSM 15102 containing:
- the folD gene encoding bifunctional methylenetetrahydrofolate dehydrogenase/methenyltetrahydrofolate cyclohydrolase FolD, translating into MKNKLLDGKTLAKQIRAEISQKCKDLKRQAGIIPGLAVVIVGDDPASHSYVRSKEKACFEVGFYSEVHKLEKSITQQELLQLIKQLNSNPKINGILVQLPLPDHIDENMINENIDPKKDIDGFHPINLGNLFLNRPNFVPCTPKGILRLLKHYEISIEGKNVVVIGRSNIVGKPTAALFLHENATVTLCHSKTEDLEMYTKQADILIVAVGRPNFITKDMIKEGAIIIDAGTTKVNNKLTGDVDFDDVYDKVEKITPVPGGVGPMTIAMLLENTLEAVLKK